A region of the Chroicocephalus ridibundus chromosome 1, bChrRid1.1, whole genome shotgun sequence genome:
ttttatgattctatgaatgcaaCATAAGGGGTGATGTGAAAGCTCATGGGAAGGAAGGACTGATTTCAGAGAGGAATGGAGGAGCACAGCATTTCCTGGGCTCCCCCTGGTTTCACTTTCACATGGGGCTGTGTCTTCTTTCTGCTCTCAGTGACCTGTATCCACGCCCCCCACCCCTTTCACTGTCCCGATCTTCTGGTTCCAGCCCTGAGTTTCTCCTACTCGATCTGTCCCAACTGGTTCCCGCAGCCACTTTGCTGCGTAGTGTGAGCTGTCCTTGCTCTCCTCTCTGCCACCTTGCATGCGGCTGGATGAGCAGAGCGGTTAAAACCCCTCTCTTTGGGCACCTCAGTGTCATAGATCACCTCTTGGTGTTGTCCCTTAGGGGGCTGACATCCCCCTAAAGGGGATGTCActgtggagaaggacttaggggtacaggtggatggagagctggatgagccagcaatgtgcgctggcagcccagaaagctccccacagcctgggctgcatccccagcagcgtgggcagcagggcgaggggggggattctgcccctctgctccgctcgggggagacccccctgcagtgctgcctccagctctggggcctcagcacaggagagacacggagctgttggagcggggccagaggaggccccggagatgctgggagggctggagcccctctgctgggaggacgggctgagagagttggggggttcagcctggagaagagaaggctccggggagaccttggagccccttccagtccctcaaggggctccaggaaagctggggagggactctggatgagggaggggagccatgggacgaggggtgatggctttaacctgaaaaagggtagattgagctgagatctgaggcagaaattcttggctgtgagggtggtgagcccctggctcaggttgcccagagaggtgggagatgccccatccctggaaacattccagaccaggttggacggggctctgagcaacctggtctagttgaagatgtccctgcccatggcaggggggttggactagatgggctttaaaggtcccttcccacccaaaccattctccgATTCTATGACAGACTGGGTAGCTGCCCAGGGTGTGCCTGCCCCGTGTGTGGGACTGTGTCTGTCACCGCAGGGTCGTGATCCATCTGGGGGCTCACCGCTGCCATGGATGGACCCCAGCGCCTGGTGCTGGCTGCTCTGATgacagagcagagctgagctccCACCTGGTCTCAGACCCACCTCTCCGGACAGGACCCAGCTCTTCTAATTCCTTCCATCCACCCTCCAGGTGATGAATGAAGATGGTCAAACCAGCACTATCAGAGATAAGATCTTAACGATCGACGTGCAGCCGGGGTGGAAGCAGGGCACCAGGATCACCTTTGAGAAGGAAGGAGACCAGGTAATGACGGTGGTGGGATGTTCTGGGCCAGATTTCCTCAGAACCGACCACACGCTCTTTGCAGGTTTCCTATTTCGGCAGGCTGTGGGCAGTTGGTGATGTGGCTAATGGCTAATTCAGGCTAATTATTGTTCTCAGAAACACTCTAAGGAGCCCTTCCTGCCTGGATTTTCCTTAGGATAGATAAAAACTAATTGAAGAGAGTGATTCTTTTGCCTGGCATCACCTTTGTGAAACCCAGTCTGATTTCCCTTGGCTTAGCATGAGTCTTATcaaagacttttttgttgttgtttcttccttaaaggaagaaaatacctttCCCTTCTCCGTAGCCagctgaaaggagaaacaaagggGCAGGCATTTGTGTCACCTTTCCTTGTGTAAAATCGTTGGGGTTACACCAAACCATTTCCAGGTATCTTTATTGTTTTCCTTGATTTTTAGGGCCCAAATGTCATTCCAGCTGACATCACCTTCGTCGTCCAAGAGAAAATCCACCCGAGGTTTAAGAGAGACAACGACAACCTCACTTACGTTGCCACCATCCCCCTGGGAAAGGTAAAGAGCCAAACGAGGGGACGGAGCCAGCCCCAGCTTACGTTTTCCCTCGGGGGCTGTAAATGCAGCTCCGGGTGCTGCTCTCTGTGCCTTGCAGGCGCTGGTTGGCTGCATGGTGGAGGTGAGGACGCTGGACGGGAGGCTGCTGAACATCCCCATCAACGACATCGTGGAGTAAGTGCCGTGGGGCAAAAGACCGGTCCTGGTGGGCTCAAGTGGTCACACAGGGCCTTTCTGCAGAGCTTGGTGGCCAAGGAGGTGAATGGGCGTTTGGGAGGAACTTCAGCGTTGGCCTGTTCCTCCTTGGCAAGAACTCAGCACTTCCCAAGCACGTCCCCATTGCCTGGATTACTGGTGTGCTTCAAAAGCTTTTCCAGCAGGTTCAGGGCTGGGAATTCTAGCTGGGAGGAGGCGGATACTGCCCACTGTGAGCTACTTGCCTGGTTGGGGGCCGTGTTGCTGGTGGTAGAAGCAGGGAGAGGGCTTGGCGTGGGTGGAATGAGGTGAGATGAGGGCTGGATGGTACAGCCCGCAGGGCAAGGAACCCTGGGGACACAAGGCTGGAAGAGGAGGGCAGGCCACCGGTTGAGGCTGGAGGAGCAAACCTGCCCTAACAAACCTGCTCAGAAGCGTGCGTGGGGCTCTGCAGGTCAGGGCTCGGTGTGGTGGCCCCCGTGTCAGGATCAtcctgcagctcctcagcccCTTCCTTTGCTTTGCAGCCCCAAATACTGTAAAGTGGTGCCAGGGGAGGGGATGCCGCTGCTCCAGGACCCCCGGCGCAAGGGTGACCTCCACATATATTTCAACATCTGCTTTCCCAAGAAGCTCACGCGTGACAAGAAACTGCTCTTGAAAAGCGCTCTCCTGTCCTAGGGGACAACAACCTTCCCGCTCTTCTCCCACCAATAAAGCTCTGGGGCTGGCCCTGTGACCGGGCAGAGGTTGttcccagcaccgagcaccctaaAACACAGCACccttgaggctgtttcccctGGGAACTCGGATCCGTGTTGCTTTCCAGACTCTTCTCCATAGCTGCCACCCCGTGGCAGCAGCACCACAGCGATGCGGAGGGAGATGGAagattttgggggggttggagtaCTGTCACGTGCGTGGCAACAGTGATGGTTTGGGGGTGACTGTGCGCAGGGTGATGAGCGAAAGACCAAAACCAGGGAAGAAAAGACCACAAGATTTACTCAAATTCTCGCTGCACGCACTACAGCTTTCTCCTTGGCGGGCGCCTCGTAGATGTGATCCCCTTCAGTGTCTGCGAGCGAGGCACCACCGGGAAGGTGGTGATGGCAGCGTTGGGCTCAGGAGGGGACATCCTACCAGCCACGCGTGGCCATCAGGCCCCGTTTCAGCTGCTCGTAGGTGACAAACGTCACGGTGTTCCAGGAGCCGAGTTGCAGGAACGAGGGCACGAACCTCCCGCAGCAGCCAAGGTCATCACATGCCATCCCAGAGCGATGGTGCCTCCACCCCAGAAGTGCCTACGttttggaagaggagagaaaagggtggCAAACGCCTACTCACCCCTTGTAGGAAGCCTCGAGCTCCTCATTTCTCAGCAGGGTGAGGGCACAGCTCCCGACGCTCCTGTACTGGCCTGGAGCAGCGTTCATGTACCTCATCTTCACCACGTCCACGGGGGAGACAATGAGCGTGGCCCAGAAAGTGTCCCTGAAGGCAGAGGCGAAGTGGCATGGGACGCTTTCTGACCAGAAAGAGCTGTGGTGGGATTTATGAGCCTGGATTATTTTAGGGACATAACCCAGGGGCTCCCTCCCTACACGGGGTGGATGCTCGCGATGGAAATTGGCCGCAGCCCTGGCCGTGCctccacagcagagctggggccCCCACCCTGCCTGAGGTGGGATTGGAGCAGCGTGTCCTGGGTGGGATCGTAGGTCTCACCTGGGTGAGATCGTAGCTCAGCGCAGTTCACTATGGCGCTGCGAGTGCTGTTGGGGGACGGTCCTGCGTGGACCAGAGCGTTCAGGGCCACAGTGCCGGAGCCATCCCGGCGTGCTCCCTGGGGGCTGCACCCACCTCTGCACAACccatggacaccctcctgctTGGCGATGGTCCTGTGGCCATCTACGGAGCCCTGGTAACACCGACCACCCTCCCTGACGGTTTGGAACCGCACCTTCACTACGTCTGTTGTCTGGGGGGAGGCCACCACCGTGGCCCCCGTGGTGCAGCCAGCCACCAGCCAGCTCCCCAGCCCGGCGCCTGGAGAGAGTACGGGCAAGGTGGGGGGCGGAAagaggaatatttaaaaatataaatcaccCATCCCCCCATGAAGTGCTTCCATCACCCAGTTGCAACTCTTATCAGGACTAAACCCCGATCCTGCGCAGTTTTGGTGCCCGTGGAGGGGCTGCCCAGcaggacacaccccccccctccgccaTCCCCCGTCCAGGGACTTACGTTGTGACCCTTTGGTGTGGGGCTGCTTCTCCCAGTCGTACAGCCCGAGGCGGTGGGAGGTGAAggtcatctgctgctgcagcccggccaccagcccccTGTAGAGGCTGCGGAGTCCCTCTGTCCTCCCCACGGTGGTGATGGTGCCGAAGACCCCCTTGTACTGCGCCTGACCCGCGAGCTTCGCCTCCCCCTGAATCTGTGTGGGGAGAAAATGGGGTGAAGAGGATTTACGTGACCAcagacaccccccgccccagcccggggctgcgggaTGTGGGGGGTGGAGGGCAGGGGAGCGCTTTGGCCGTGTCCAAGGGGAAGGTGATGAGATCAGGCAGCCATCCCAGCCCCAACGAACTTCACGGTGGCCATCGGGGGCATCGCGTGAGGCTTGAACCCAGCCGTGTTGGGGGCGGCCGGCAGAGAGGAGCGAGAAGGGGGTTGGGTGCAGCAGGGGACAAAAACTGAGGGGGTTTGTCATGTTCAGGAGAGCCGGGGCTCTGGCCGAGGCACCAATCAATGTTTCAGAGGGTCCGCGCGCAGCTCGCGTGGCTGCTGTGACTGTCGCCACCACCTCACATCCACGCAGCCTCCACACGTCCCGTTTTTCACCCGTtacacccccccccagccttttcaGGAACAGCATGGGGGACAATCCTCGTTTCATCTCCCCTCTGTGGCATCAGAGCTGGGTGACACCAAGCCGAGGGCACAGAGGGAGCAGGATCCCTCCTTTGGCCTCCTCACCCTCTTCCTCTCGCCGCTGGGACTTCCAGACCGACGGCACGGGGCCCCAGCCCTTCCCCGTCCCAGCTCAACCTCATCCCGCTCCCCAGAGGCTGGGACCCCCGTGGGGTATCCGTTCCCTGccgctggggctggtggtggggaaaACGGGCACCCCAGGCATCACGCCAGCTCTGCCGGCTTTCACCCACATTTTTGGGAGCACTGCGGTACCTCGGGGGCTTCAGCCTTCCCTGACGGTGTCCTGCGCATCCCAGGTGTTTCGCGAGGCTGcttcccagttctcccagtccaTGGAAAGCGGTGGTGGCAGTGGGTGACATCTCAGGCTCACGCCAGTCCTGGGGCAAGGAGAGGGGTGGGAACTGCCCGCCGTGGGTGCCATGGCCCCCCCAGGAGGTGGGAGGATGCAGGTTGGGATCCCCAGCTGCAgggattggggggtgggggggtggccaGGCACCCCTGCACTCACCCCACTGCATGGGGgggcttggggcaggggggacccccTGCGTGCACCCCACTCAGGGCTGTTGGGGATCCCCAGCAGAGCCcgggaagggatgggggggttccctggggatgggggtccccagCACACCCCGGGGACTCACCTGCTGCCGCGGGGCCGGTAACGCGGAGGGGCCGCGAGGCCCCGGCTCTTACCAGCGCggccgctcctccccggggcGGGAGGCCCCGGGTTCGAGACCCGGAGGCGGCAGGTGGGAACGCTGGGGGTCGCCGGTTCGAGACCCGGCGGCaacgggagggaggggggaacgtCGGTTCGAGACCCGGTAGCGGCAGGTTGAACACAGGTGAGGGTCCCCACCGTGAAGGGTTGGGGGAGACCATCACCACGGCACCAAGGCTGCGTGCCCCACCCtccttggggctgggggtgcctccCACATGGAGGGGGGACAGCGGCTCTCGGCTCTTTGCACCCACAAGTGGAATGTGTGGCCATGAACCCACATGCCCAGcttgatgctttttatttttcctaatcaCAGAAATAATCCCTGCTAAAGCTGATCCCCGACGGCACATGACACTCGGGGAAGCTTTCGGATAAGGCCTGGTTTGCCTTTTCCAGTGGCACCCCCAGGGTCGGGGGAACGACCCTAaatccctccccaaaaaaaaggcaatcagaCTGCTGCGATCAGACCCCACAGGGGCGGTTTATTGGAAGCGTCGGTAAGGAATATCAGGAATCGCCACATCCCCCAGCCCTCGACTCGGTCCCGCCTGCCCACACTGCTCGCCTTGTTCCCACCACTGCCGGGAAGCTCTTCCCGGCTGGAAAAAACCTACAAATGCGTTTTTCTTCCTCCCTAAACTCCTCTCTGAACACCTCCGTTCTCCCACGTTTCTCTGCAAACAGCGTCGTTTCTCCTCCTGTCTCGCCGGTCCCTCTCGGGGTTTCCCTGTTGGGCTGGGGGTGTCGCTGCTCCCCCGCCGCTCCAGCAATTAATATAATTTACTCTTGTGTCTCGCCAACGCTGACGAGAAAGgccggggtgtgtgggggggtcagGATTGGGGCGTCCGGGCCAGCACCGCGACGCGTTGCAGCTGCTCGTAGGAGATGAACATCACCACGTTCCAGGAGCCGAGCCGCAGGAAGGAGGGGACGAACCTACGCCGAGAAGAGCAGCGCTGGAGGGGACATCGCGGGGACATCCCAGCGgtccccaaagccctgcctggTGCCCCGGTGGCGGCACACGGGTTAGGACACGCGTGGTGTGCCGGGCGATGCCGTGGTGTCAAGCGGAGCCGGTCCACCCCAGTGTCTGTGCGCTGAGTTGGCCGGTGCTCAGCGGGGCTTCCCCAAACTCACCCCTTGTAGAAGCCGGCGAGGCCGTCCTGCATGAGCAGGGCGAGGAGGCAGCTGAGCGCGTTCCGGTACTGCCCGGGACCGGCGTTCATGTACCGCGTCTTCACCACGTCCACTGGCGACGCCACCACCGTGGCGCAGAAGCCGGCCCCAAAGGCGGCCACGAAGTGGCAGGGGATGTTGTCTGTGGGGCAGACCCAGGGGTTGAGGGTTGCAGGGACGGGGATGGCACCCAGCCGCGTCCCCCTGGTACCATCCTTACCTGTCATCAGCTGCGTCCGCAGCAGCGCGTCCTTAATGAGGTCGTAGGTGACGAGCTCCCCGCAGTTGACAATGGCATTGCGGGCGATGTTAGGCAGCGTCCCTATGCAGGAGGGGGGTGGTATCGAGGATGGTGGTCACATCCCCTCCTGGAGCATCCCGGAtgggtgctccagccctgctttcctcgctcctgtccccatcccatccctgtctccatccctgttccCTTCCttatccccattcccatccccattaCTACTGCTGTTCCCATTTCTATTCCAATTCCCATTCctattcccatcccatccctgtctccatccctgtccccttcctcatccccattcccgctcccattcccatcccatccctgtccccattcccatgcTTGtacccttcctcatccccattcccatctcttttcccatttctgttcccattcccatcccatgcCTGTCCCCAAcgcatccccatcccatcccatccctgtcctcattcCCATTCTTGTCCCCATCTGCCCCTACCTCTCCAGAGCCCACGGACGCCCTCCTCCCTGGCGATGGTGCGGTAGGCATCCACGGTGCCGCTGTACCTCCGGGCACTCTCCGGCATCGCCCCGTTGGCCTGGAACCGTACCTTGACCACGTCGGTGGGTTGGGCGCacgccaccgccaccgcccccgTGGTGCAGCCCGCCAGCACCCGCGCCGCCAGCCCTGTGCCTGGAGAGGGCAGGCGCTGGGACCCCCGGCTGTGTGGGGACCCCCGGCTGTGTGGGGACACCCAGCCCTGTGGGGACCCCTGGCTGTatggggacacccagccctgcAAGGATCCCTGCCTGCGTGGGGACCACCAGCCCCACGGGGACCCCTGGCTGcatggggaccccccagccccgtggggacCCCTGGCTGCGTGGGGACCCCGGGGTGAGCAGCCAGGGGTTGTGGGGTGcttagtggggggggggggcgcagcttGGGGGTTGTGCACACCAGGGTGGGTTGTTCACCCCGGGGTGGGCTGTTTGCCATCGTGGTGGGTTGTGCCCCTCCGGGAGAGGGTCGTGCATTGGGACGGGGGTGCGTGCAGGGACGGGGACGGTGCGGGGGGGTCCTGATCGCGTCGACACTCACTCTCAGCGCCCTTAGGGGTGTAGAGCTGCTTCACCGAGTCGTAGAGCCCGATGCGGATGGAGGCGAAGCTCATCTGCCGCTGCAGCCCGGCCGCCAGCCCGCTGTAGAGGCTGCGGGGTCCCTCCGTCCTCACCATGGTGCTCAGCGTCCCCAAAACACCCCGGTACTCCACGGCGCTGGTGCTCCGGGGGATCCGCACCTCGCCCTGGATCTGCGGGATGCCGACCGCATCACCCTGCCCTCCGCCTCCCCCAAAACGCCACCAACTCCGGAGTGGAGCCGGCACGGGGGCGGGGGTCTGGCTGTCGTGGGGTGTTCCCTCCACCcgtgggattttggggggctggtGGATCGTACCTGCAGCCGCACTTTGGCAGTGTCCAGGGGGAAGGTGCAGAGGTCGGCGATGCAGGCGGCTGTCCCCGCGCTGATGAACTTCACGGCGGCTGTTGGGGGCACTTCAGGGGGTTTCAGACCCACCATcgtggcagaggggctggaaggaaagaggggggtggtttggggaggagCCGGGATGCTGCGTTGGATGGAGATTCAAACAGGAGTCCGGCGTAGGGACAGAGGTGACCATGTGCCGTAGTGGCTCTGGCTGGCTTTGGACAGCCCTGAAAGCCAAATCCTGCCCTGTTTCCTCGCCTGcatccctggggaaactgaggcacggggcttCCTCACTCAGCCCGGGGCTcgcccaccccccccacaccctggcCAAAATGGGGGCGCTCGGTGAAAACTTCTCCTCCCACGATGACTTGCCCGGGGCTGGGTCCCCCATGGCCTCACCGTTGGGACCTCGGCACCGTGTCCCTGCTCCGGCCTTACACCCCTCTCTGTGCAACCATCAACCTGAGAGCCGGCTCCTTGGCCCCCGCCTTAAATAGCACCGGGGAGGACATTCCAGCGGCCGCGGGGATCGGGTGACAGTGTAACCCAGTTCCCCCGGTGGCATTTGAGTCGATGAGAGCGGGGTCACCCAACACCCGTGACGGGGAGGCGGCGTTTCAGCCCTCTGCTCCCCCTCAGGGTGCCGGCATGGGGGCGTGTGGGGGGGGTCCTGCCTGGACCACCAGCACCCATCGGAGCGAAGCTTTGGGGCAGTAGCCCCCGGCAGCGTGGCCCTGCCTGTTTGGTGGCCGCTGGGACCTTAGGGATGGGGCAGTAATTTGGATTTTTAACCTAAACGCGCTCTGGGAAGGTGGAGATGCAGAAAACACTTGCCCGAGGCTTTAGAAGCGAGCGGTTTGGGGCAGGGCAGAACTCTgtgcccccccgcgcccccggtgGGGCAGGTGGGACACCTTTGCTCCTCGCACGGACCACACAGCCGTCATTCATCCCGGGCAGCTGCCGTGTGCCGGTGGGATTTCCTCCGCTGGGTGTAACGTGGCCCCCAGCTCACGTGGAGCGGCCCGAGGGCAGGGGACACGCAGGGGGAAATCCCTCCCGTCTTCCTGCTCCGCACCGACAAAACCACGACGCCCTTTCGAGCGCGGCCGGGCGCTGGGTCTGCAGCCCGGGGGAAGGACAAGGCTGGGGGCCAAGGGTGGGGTGACGGCTCAAGAAAtgccccttttcctcccttttcttaaAACTCGGTGTTTAACCCTCGGTGCTATTTAGCTTTACACGCACAAAGCCCGAAGGGACGCGCTCGCCGAAGATCGCACGTCCCTGCTGCTGCGCGGAAAGGCTCTGCCCTCGCCAGCGAGCTCACGTGAGGGGCACAAGAGGGATTTCGGCCTGATTTGAGACCCCGAAGCCACCTTTGCTCCGTCCATCGGGCTCCGAGCAGAAGCTCGTCTGTCACTGACGCCCCTCTCCGGCTGCCTGCCCCCTCCTGTTTTCCCGGCCGGCCGGACCGTGCGCCACCGCTGACCTCAACgcaaaaggaagcagctgtttaTCTCACGCCCGAGCTGTAACTCAGGAGTCAACACCGTCACCTCCTACGTCACCGCGTTCCCAACCCGGCCAGCATCCCGCCTGACTTTTTTGGGGATGCCACCGggatcagcagcagcaggacgcCCACGCGTCACTCCTGTCCTGGCAGGGGGACGTGCTGTACGGGGACACTTGGCGCGGTCATCGCCCAACCCTCACCCGgcgagggcagggagaggggacgtGTTTGCAGGGCTGCGGGTGGGAGACACGTGGCAGCGGTGACATCCAGGCGGCCCCTGCTTTGGGCACTGGCGGGAGGCTCGGAGCTCCGTAGGCAGCGCGCGGACACTGCGGAACGGATTCTACCACCGGGGTCCAACCCGGCGTGGGCAAGTTGTGAATCAGGCATTTAGGATTTCCCCGGTGACAAACCAAACTGCAGAGGTGGGAGGAAAAGGGTTGCAGTACTGCGTCCGGTTTTGGGTctccggttccagaaggacagggaactgctggagaggggacagcaaagggctatggagatgctgaggggactggaacacctcttatggagaaaggctgagggatttgggtctcttcagtctggaaaaaagacgacggaggggggaccttatcaacccttataaatactgaaagggggggtgtcaggaggatggggccaggcgcttctcagtggtgcccagtgacagcacaaggggtaacgggcacaaacctgagcataggaagttccacctaaacatgaggaggaacttctttcctgtgagggtggcagagccctggcacaggctgcccagagaggtggtggagtctccgtctctggagacattccaaacccgcctggacgcgttcctgtgccacctgctctgggtgaccctgctctggcagggggttggactggagggtctccagaggtcccttccgacccctgccggtctgggattctgtgaaaaaaaaggGCTGCTGAGACTTTGGTTCCTTAAATCCTCAATTCAAAGCGTGGTTTGAAAAGCAGCTCTGATTTGGAGCATTCGTTCGCTTCCGGGGTCCGAGTCATTCCCCGTGGGCTGCGCTACACAGCGATATCCAATTCCTTTGCAAAGCACTGACCTTTCCGCGTGTCCCCAGCTACAGCATCTTCCAGGAAGCATTTCTACGACGTCCCCTCCCTCCCGTTGCCGGGGGCTCTCGGGGAAGGAGTCTTGGCCCCCTGCTAATGACGAGCTCGTGACCTGGCAGCGGGACACATGGCACCAGGTGACAAGAAACCAAAAggaattttattgaaaaacaaaggCTGGAGAGCAGTACAAAAATAACTTAGCTCGGTTTGCAGCAGAGTCCGTTATCCAAAAGGTACCTGacataaaaatgtacaaaaataatttagaattttCCGTATTTCTACTAAAAACAGTACACACATCAGTATTTTACAGCATCCTCGGGCATTTACATTCCTCTAGAATCAGCAAATTGTGCTTCCCCCCGACTCTTTTTGAAAGGCCACTGGGGAGGGAGCtcattttcccctccccatccgCAGCACAGGCCGCGGCGGGGAGGCAACGCTTCTCTGCAAATTTCTCGCGTTCTCCATCCCGCGGGCGAAGAAAAAGGAGCCGTCTCAAAACGGGACGCGTCGCGTTTAGTCAAAAATAAAAGGTTAGAGAAACTTCACATGAATCAATCCCCACAAAGGAGAAGCTAGAGACCAGGCAGCAGCTCATCGGTTACCCGAAGCGGTGAGTCTCATCGGGGACCTGCCCTTGCAAGACACGCGGTCTCGCAGCTCCCCTCGGCTGACCACCAGCTTTTAAGTCGCTCCAACAGGACACCAATTAGGCAAATTAAAAATCAGAGCCTGAAACCTACGGCTTCCATCTCCTCTTCCCTGGAGAACCCGGCGTTGGCCCATGGGTCAGGCCGCGGCTGGGGAAGCAGCCGCTGCGGACGGCCTCTCGCCGACGCTATTCCTTCTTGGCCGGCTGAGCAGAGAAGATCCTGGCGATCCTTTTGGTTTCCTCTTCCGAGAGATCAACCGCCGGTCTGGGATGAGCCGGCCTTCGGTAGGGGATGCCCCGTGGTGCTGCTCCGCTTCTGCTCTgcggagaggaggaagaagacgtTAGAGCCCCGGCAGCTCTGCCCCGCGCCCGGTTTCTCATCGCAGCAAAGCCCAGGGCCGTGCAGCGGGCGAGAAGTTGGATACGCAGAAAACACCCCTCCTGATGTGGGTTTTGTGGCTCAGCGGTTCTCCTCGGAGGGGTTTTTTCCCTCGTTCCGCACACTGCGAGGCAACTCTTTGGAAAAAGACCTCTTTGTTccaacttggggaaaaaaaaataaaaaaatccgtGATGGGGCAATATTTCCCTATCCAAAAAATCCCCGATAATGAAATATTTCCCTGCCCAAGACAATATTAGACGCTGCAAATGCGATTCTTCCTCGgtgctgcagaaagcaaaagcCGAAGGCCGAAATCAGAAGGTCCAAACCACACAGTTGGGCTCCGGCAAGTCAGCTCTGAACTCTGTcaacgtctcccctcagccaaAGTCATCTTCTGCGAAGCCAAAAGAATTATTCCAGCGTATGCACCGGGCTCTGACTCTCTGAATTTTGGGTTTCAATTATTATTTGCTTTGGAATTGGCAGAacccttaaaaaaaccaaaccacctcgCACTGGAGAGGCGAAGCTCCTACACAACGAACCCAACCCTGCTGACAAATTCGACTGGCCCGTCCCAATTCCCCCCCGCAGGAACCTCCTACGCAGCAGCCCACGAGatgaaaaccaccttttccagCATTTTAACATCCTCCTCGCTTTGCatgcaccccccccgcccccagcccccagcccccagcagccaggTTTTCTTCCAGACTTCCCAGTAGCACGAAAAATGGATATTtagtgcctggtaagattatggagcagatcctcctggaggcgctgctgaggcagaagaataacgaagaggtgactgggtacaatcgaCGCGGCTTCCCCAAGGGCAAATCAGGCacgacaaacctggtggccttctctgagaaggtcacaacatcaatagaagggggagagcaactgatgccatttacctggacctgagcaaagcctttgacactgtcccgcgtgacatcctggtctccaagctgataaaatatggctttgatggactgacaactcagtggataaagaactggcttgatggccgcacccaaagagtggctgtcaatgggtccatgtccaagtggaggccagtgacaagtggagtccctcaaggaccagtactgggaccggtcttgtttaacatctccgtcagcgacatggacagtggcatagagtgcaccctcagcaagtttgccgatgacaccaagctgtgtggggcggctgacacgctggagggacgggatgccatccagagggaccttgagaggCTGGacaggtgggcccatgccaacctcatgaagttcaacaagaccaagagca
Encoded here:
- the LOC134511294 gene encoding dicarboxylate carrier SLC25A8-like; its protein translation is MRRTPSGKAEAPEIQGEAKLAGQAQYKGVFGTITTVGRTEGLRSLYRGLVAGLQQQMTFTSHRLGLYDWEKQPHTKGSQRAGLGSWLVAGCTTGATVVASPQTTDVVKVRFQTVREGGRCYQGSVDGHRTIAKQEGVHGLCRGGCSPQGARRDGSGTVALNALVHAGPSPNSTRSAIVNCAELRSHPGETYDPTQDTLLQSHLRQGGGPSSAVEARPGLRPISIASIH
- the LOC134512376 gene encoding putative mitochondrial transporter UCP3 isoform X1 encodes the protein MVGLKPPEVPPTAAVKFISAGTAACIADLCTFPLDTAKVRLQIQGEVRIPRSTSAVEYRGVLGTLSTMVRTEGPRSLYSGLAAGLQRQMSFASIRIGLYDSVKQLYTPKGAESTGLAARVLAGCTTGAVAVACAQPTDVVKVRFQANGAMPESARRYSGTVDAYRTIAREEGVRGLWRGTLPNIARNAIVNCGELVTYDLIKDALLRTQLMTGKDGTRGTRLGAIPVPATLNPWVCPTDNIPCHFVAAFGAGFCATVVASPVDVVKTRYMNAGPGQYRNALSCLLALLMQDGLAGFYKGFVPSFLRLGSWNVVMFISYEQLQRVAVLARTPQS
- the LOC134512376 gene encoding putative mitochondrial transporter UCP3 isoform X2; translated protein: MVGLKPPEVPPTAAVKFISAGTAACIADLCTFPLDTAKVRLQIQGEVRIPRSTSAVEYRGVLGTLSTMVRTEGPRSLYSGLAAGLQRQMSFASIRIGLYDSVKQLYTPKGAESTGLAARVLAGCTTGAVAVACAQPTDVVKVRFQANGAMPESARRYSGTVDAYRTIAREEGVRGLWRGTLPNIARNAIVNCGELVTYDLIKDALLRTQLMTDNIPCHFVAAFGAGFCATVVASPVDVVKTRYMNAGPGQYRNALSCLLALLMQDGLAGFYKGFVPSFLRLGSWNVVMFISYEQLQRVAVLARTPQS